A region of Flavobacterium album DNA encodes the following proteins:
- a CDS encoding sensor histidine kinase — MAISFKKTYKFAVKSALYITLFSTGFLAGMMYFFDILRWDFIAIFVVSLFIFSFFVIQYRVERFIYRRVKKIYDDVSLLESSTFRNKSITTDMATLTREVQKFARDKKIEIETLKIREEYRREFLGNVSHELKTPLFTVQGYLLTLLDGAMNDKTLRKKYLQRAEKGVERLIYIVQDLDMITKLEVGDLNLNYTKFNIVEVVQNVFDLLEMKADKKNIMLMFDMKYIKPVMVYADREKIQQVITNLVVNSIKYGRENGTTEISIEDLVNNKIIVRIKDNGEGIEKKHIPRLFERFYRVDKSGARTEGGSGLGLSIVKHIIEGHDEKIYVESKFGEGSEFSFTLEKMK, encoded by the coding sequence GTGGCAATAAGTTTTAAGAAAACATACAAGTTTGCTGTTAAGTCAGCATTATACATTACGCTGTTCTCAACCGGGTTCCTTGCGGGGATGATGTATTTCTTCGATATCCTCCGGTGGGATTTCATTGCCATCTTTGTAGTTTCCCTTTTCATATTTTCTTTTTTTGTTATACAGTACCGCGTAGAACGGTTCATTTACCGCAGGGTAAAAAAAATATACGACGACGTTTCGCTGCTCGAGTCGAGCACCTTCCGCAACAAATCCATCACCACAGATATGGCCACGCTTACCCGCGAGGTGCAAAAATTCGCGCGGGATAAGAAGATCGAGATCGAAACGCTGAAAATACGCGAAGAATACCGGCGCGAATTTCTGGGCAATGTATCCCACGAGCTTAAAACCCCGCTGTTTACAGTGCAGGGCTACCTGTTAACACTGCTTGATGGCGCGATGAACGATAAAACACTCCGCAAAAAGTACCTGCAGCGTGCCGAAAAAGGTGTGGAAAGGCTTATCTATATCGTACAGGACCTCGATATGATAACCAAGCTTGAGGTGGGAGACCTGAACCTAAATTATACAAAATTCAATATTGTTGAAGTGGTGCAGAATGTTTTCGACCTGCTGGAGATGAAAGCCGATAAGAAAAACATTATGCTCATGTTCGACATGAAGTACATCAAGCCTGTAATGGTATATGCCGACCGCGAAAAGATACAGCAGGTGATTACCAACCTTGTGGTGAACTCCATAAAATACGGCCGCGAAAACGGTACTACCGAAATAAGTATCGAAGACCTGGTGAACAACAAGATCATCGTCAGGATAAAAGACAATGGCGAGGGAATCGAGAAAAAACACATCCCGCGCCTGTTCGAGCGTTTTTACCGTGTCGACAAGAGCGGTGCCCGTACCGAAGGCGGCTCAGGTTTAGGCCTTTCTATTGTAAAGCACATCATAGAAGGCCACGACGAAAAAATCTATGTGGAAAGCAAATTTGGCGAAGGGTCAGAATTTTCTTTTACACTGGAGAAAATGAAGTAA
- a CDS encoding NifU family protein, with translation MTTEEIKSSVERALDEIRPFLESDGGNISLISIEDDKHVQVRLEGACVGCSVNQMTLKAGVETTIKKYAPQIETVVNVA, from the coding sequence ATGACAACAGAAGAAATTAAAAGCAGTGTAGAAAGGGCCCTCGATGAGATCCGCCCGTTCCTTGAATCTGACGGAGGGAATATTTCGCTTATCAGTATTGAGGATGACAAGCACGTGCAAGTGCGCCTTGAAGGGGCCTGTGTAGGCTGCAGCGTGAACCAGATGACCCTTAAGGCCGGCGTGGAGACTACCATTAAAAAGTATGCCCCGCAGATCGAGACGGTAGTAAACGTTGCATAA
- a CDS encoding MGMT family protein yields MVDNDNFFERVYEVVKQVPEGRVTSYGTIAKYLGAARSARMVGWAMNACGGRDDVPAHRVVNRVGLLSGKHHFEGTNLMQQLLENEGVKVKENKVVKFEKLFWDPVKELGF; encoded by the coding sequence ATGGTGGATAACGATAACTTTTTCGAACGCGTGTATGAGGTCGTAAAGCAGGTACCCGAAGGCAGGGTTACATCGTATGGCACTATTGCAAAATACCTGGGTGCAGCAAGATCGGCACGCATGGTAGGCTGGGCGATGAATGCCTGTGGCGGCCGCGATGATGTCCCGGCACACCGTGTGGTAAACCGTGTAGGCCTGCTATCGGGCAAGCACCATTTTGAAGGCACCAACCTCATGCAGCAGCTGCTGGAAAATGAAGGTGTGAAAGTAAAGGAAAACAAAGTCGTAAAATTCGAAAAGCTCTTCTGGGACCCGGTGAAGGAGCTGGGGTTTTAG
- a CDS encoding 2Fe-2S iron-sulfur cluster-binding protein yields MEITLKITDREGIVHEVQAPTDMAMNIMEVCRAYELAPEGTIGICGGMAMCASCQCYILNDVALPEMGPDEEAMLSEAYNVKPNSRLGCQIPITEELDGLALELAPEE; encoded by the coding sequence ATGGAAATAACCCTAAAAATAACCGACCGCGAAGGCATTGTACACGAAGTGCAGGCTCCAACCGATATGGCCATGAACATCATGGAAGTGTGCAGGGCCTATGAGTTGGCACCCGAAGGCACTATTGGCATCTGCGGCGGAATGGCCATGTGCGCTTCCTGCCAGTGCTATATCCTTAATGATGTTGCCCTTCCCGAAATGGGCCCTGACGAGGAGGCCATGCTTTCGGAAGCATACAATGTAAAGCCCAACAGCCGCCTTGGCTGCCAGATACCGATAACGGAAGAGCTGGATGGATTAGCGCTGGAATTGGCACCGGAGGAATAA
- a CDS encoding response regulator transcription factor: MKKKDIKILLVDDEQDILEIVGYNLSQEGYQVVTAANGREAIAKAKKELPHLIIMDVMMPEMDGMEAVENIRRMPELSNVIITFLTARSEDYSQVAGFDAGADDYIAKPIKPKLLVSKVKALLRRLKDDESKDDVLRVGAIEINREEYKIVMEDREIVLPRKEFELFYLLASKPGKVFKREEILDKVWGNEVVVGGRTIDVHIRKLREKIGEDLFKTIKGVGYKLEV, encoded by the coding sequence ATGAAGAAAAAAGACATCAAGATCTTACTGGTTGACGATGAGCAGGATATCCTGGAAATAGTGGGGTATAACCTTTCACAGGAAGGCTATCAGGTGGTAACGGCGGCCAATGGCAGAGAGGCTATTGCCAAAGCCAAAAAAGAGTTGCCGCACCTAATAATAATGGACGTGATGATGCCCGAAATGGACGGCATGGAAGCGGTAGAAAATATAAGGAGGATGCCGGAGCTCAGTAATGTGATCATAACGTTCCTTACTGCCCGCAGTGAAGACTATTCGCAAGTGGCAGGTTTCGATGCCGGGGCAGATGATTACATCGCCAAGCCAATAAAACCGAAGCTGCTTGTGAGCAAAGTAAAAGCGCTGCTAAGGAGGCTTAAGGATGATGAAAGCAAAGACGATGTACTGCGTGTAGGCGCAATAGAGATAAACCGCGAAGAATACAAGATCGTTATGGAAGACCGCGAAATCGTGCTCCCGCGAAAAGAATTCGAGCTTTTTTACCTGCTGGCTTCAAAACCGGGCAAGGTATTCAAAAGGGAAGAGATACTGGACAAAGTGTGGGGCAACGAGGTAGTGGTAGGCGGCAGGACAATAGACGTTCACATTCGCAAGCTTCGCGAAAAAATAGGGGAGGATCTGTTTAAAACAATAAAAGGAGTAGGCTATAAGCTGGAGGTTTAG
- a CDS encoding LysE family transporter: MEILLPLLLGFVMSSIGVALPGLLNMTAAKISLKEGRQRALVFALGASVVVFFQTYIAVSFAKFLNSRPDIIAILEETGLVIFSILTLYFLFIAKKKKIKKGKDIVKLKSRTSNFFLGALLSALNFFPIPYYVFISVSFSAYKYFYFTNLFVSLFVIGVVVGSFSIFYLYIVFFKKLEHKADFFMKNVNYFIGGVTGLVSVLTLIRILRSQ; this comes from the coding sequence ATGGAGATACTCCTTCCGCTGCTTTTGGGCTTTGTCATGTCATCCATAGGTGTAGCCCTTCCGGGGCTGCTCAACATGACGGCAGCCAAGATCAGCCTGAAGGAAGGAAGGCAAAGAGCCCTTGTTTTTGCGCTTGGCGCTTCCGTAGTGGTCTTTTTCCAGACGTATATTGCCGTATCATTTGCAAAGTTCCTTAATAGCCGGCCCGATATTATTGCGATACTCGAAGAGACCGGGCTCGTTATCTTCTCGATACTCACTTTATATTTTCTCTTTATCGCAAAGAAGAAAAAAATAAAAAAAGGTAAAGACATCGTAAAGCTGAAAAGCCGCACCAGCAACTTTTTCCTGGGGGCACTGCTTTCGGCGCTCAATTTCTTCCCGATACCCTATTACGTGTTTATAAGCGTTTCTTTTTCGGCCTATAAATACTTTTACTTTACCAACCTGTTTGTGTCGCTCTTTGTAATAGGCGTGGTAGTCGGTTCGTTTTCCATATTTTACCTCTACATTGTCTTCTTTAAAAAATTAGAGCACAAGGCCGACTTTTTCATGAAGAATGTCAACTATTTCATTGGTGGGGTAACAGGCCTGGTCTCCGTCCTTACGCTTATCAGGATATTGCGCAGCCAATAA
- a CDS encoding T9SS type A sorting domain-containing protein, which yields MKYFIYIYKINHHYVKKYFYITLLLFCLFSLGAKAQENKGVAAAGKEAIEGLNIYPNPATSDRIYITSKSSQSKDVEIYDVLGKKILQSTLSGKELNITSLTPGVYIIKVKEGDASATRKLIVK from the coding sequence TTGAAATATTTTATATATATTTACAAAATCAATCACCACTATGTCAAAAAATACTTTTATATTACCTTACTGCTGTTCTGTTTGTTTTCGCTTGGCGCTAAAGCCCAGGAAAACAAAGGGGTTGCTGCTGCCGGCAAGGAAGCTATAGAGGGATTGAACATTTACCCCAACCCTGCAACTTCCGACAGGATTTACATCACTTCCAAGTCATCTCAAAGCAAGGATGTGGAGATCTACGATGTGCTTGGTAAGAAAATACTGCAAAGCACCCTTTCCGGAAAAGAACTTAACATCACAAGCCTTACTCCGGGTGTTTACATCATCAAAGTTAAAGAAGGTGATGCCTCTGCCACCCGCAAACTGATCGTTAAGTAA
- the trmB gene encoding tRNA (guanosine(46)-N7)-methyltransferase TrmB, with product MGSKNKLKRFRENETFGNVLQPRREDAMAGEFPLKGNWNAEFFKNDKPIVLELGCGKGEYTIGMAERYPENNYIGIDIKGARFWRGAKTALEKGLDNVAFLRTQIELIENFFADGEVSEIWITFPDPQIKYKRTKHRLTNTEFLQRYKKILKPDGVVNLKTDSEFMHGYTLGLLHGEGHEVIYANHHVYRNEGAPEIVTGIQTFYEQQYLEQNKAITYIRFKIK from the coding sequence GTGGGAAGTAAGAACAAATTAAAAAGGTTCAGGGAAAATGAAACGTTTGGGAATGTATTGCAGCCCAGGCGGGAAGATGCGATGGCAGGGGAGTTTCCTTTGAAAGGGAATTGGAATGCTGAATTCTTTAAGAACGACAAGCCTATAGTGCTCGAGCTGGGATGTGGCAAAGGCGAATATACCATCGGTATGGCCGAAAGGTACCCCGAAAACAATTACATAGGTATAGATATTAAGGGCGCCCGCTTTTGGAGAGGGGCCAAAACAGCCTTAGAAAAAGGGTTGGACAATGTAGCGTTCCTTCGCACACAGATAGAGCTTATCGAAAATTTCTTTGCCGATGGCGAGGTGTCAGAGATATGGATCACCTTCCCTGACCCGCAGATAAAATACAAGCGTACCAAGCACAGGCTTACGAATACCGAATTCCTACAGCGCTATAAAAAGATACTCAAGCCGGATGGCGTGGTAAACCTGAAAACCGACAGCGAATTCATGCACGGCTATACCCTTGGTCTGCTTCATGGCGAGGGGCACGAGGTTATTTATGCCAATCACCATGTGTACCGCAACGAGGGTGCGCCCGAGATCGTTACGGGCATCCAGACTTTTTATGAGCAGCAATACCTGGAGCAGAACAAGGCAATAACCTACATACGCTTCAAAATAAAATAA
- a CDS encoding TonB-dependent receptor, translated as MKFKFLLIALFTFFAGLAQENATIKGTVTDRDMNNETLPFATVMVKGTKILATTDENGSYTLTVPAGTHTIVFSFLGYLDASVQVTVAAGETKTVDQQLHSDSVQLNDVIIEKVVNREKESTLLVEQQKAIEMKQAIGAQELTRKGVNDAAAAVIKTTGVSKQEGVNSVFVRGLGDRYNSTTLNGLPLPSENPLYKNISLDFFQSNIIKNININKTFSANLSGDNSGANIDITSKELESKALLSVQGGASINTSAISADNFQVADGAYSYFGFLKNGKDVPITDLNQYTFKSNFKTNTISSPVNTNFNITGGGKINVGEGNNTISFFGVASNITDYAYKKGFVGVATNTGDYQQRMNMDRYDYKTTQSLLGNVKFKHDKGSVSLNSLLIHNNNQFVGNYLGYNKDINDALGTDIAEQSLITRQQNNNNNLITNQLLGDYKFSDKISANAGVVYSTMRGSEPDRKTNTYAMTETGHYILGTNSYADNNRFFSTLDENDLGATAEVNYSVNPEANSPMIITLGGNYRKTDRTFNFTEFDYKQNGLTVDPNNPDLVLNQENFNSGAFSLITLRGGTNINPMYYIGNRKIGAGYAQFLYPVNEKLTIQVGLRDEQVKQTIIWDTNITSTVTDLTTPPSLIDKNYILPSANLKYSFNEKNALRFAASKTYTMPQFKEMANFLYTDVNFNERGNPYLKPSTVYNADIKYDYYLSQKEIISIGGFYKYIQDPILRMIMNTPGLDYSYVNTNKAYVAGAEIEARKTLYSVESDIRNKDLSFGLNASYLYSEQTQEDVTTGAVSASFTNRKGKMQGASPLLVNADLSYNTSTENTSLLSTLVFNYFYDKVYSVGTTGRENLVEKSVPTLDFINRFELKKTKMTISLGARNILNPKYRLTQEATSNVTGQTSDVLISSYRKGAVIMAGLSWQL; from the coding sequence ATGAAATTCAAATTTCTTTTAATTGCACTATTTACATTTTTCGCGGGGTTGGCCCAGGAGAATGCGACCATTAAAGGAACTGTTACAGACAGGGACATGAACAATGAAACCTTACCCTTTGCGACAGTAATGGTAAAAGGCACGAAAATTTTGGCCACAACAGACGAAAACGGCAGTTATACCCTTACGGTACCTGCAGGCACACACACTATTGTTTTCAGCTTTCTCGGGTACCTGGATGCTTCGGTGCAGGTAACGGTAGCTGCAGGCGAAACAAAAACGGTAGACCAGCAGCTTCACTCGGACAGCGTACAGCTGAACGATGTGATTATTGAAAAAGTGGTGAACCGCGAAAAAGAATCTACACTACTGGTAGAACAGCAAAAAGCCATCGAAATGAAGCAGGCTATCGGCGCACAGGAACTTACAAGAAAAGGAGTAAACGATGCTGCCGCCGCTGTAATAAAAACTACCGGCGTATCTAAACAGGAAGGCGTTAACAGCGTATTTGTGCGGGGCCTTGGCGACCGTTACAATTCCACAACACTCAACGGTTTGCCGCTCCCATCCGAAAACCCTTTGTATAAAAACATCTCTTTGGACTTCTTCCAGTCAAATATTATTAAAAACATCAATATAAACAAGACTTTTTCGGCCAACCTGAGCGGTGATAATTCAGGGGCGAATATTGATATTACTTCAAAAGAATTGGAAAGCAAAGCACTGCTTTCGGTACAGGGAGGCGCCAGCATTAACACAAGCGCTATTTCGGCCGATAATTTCCAGGTTGCAGACGGCGCCTACAGCTATTTTGGGTTTCTTAAAAACGGAAAGGATGTCCCTATTACCGACCTGAACCAATATACATTTAAATCAAACTTTAAGACCAATACCATTTCAAGCCCTGTTAATACGAATTTCAACATTACTGGAGGCGGGAAAATTAATGTAGGGGAAGGTAATAACACGATTTCATTTTTTGGGGTAGCAAGCAATATTACCGACTATGCCTACAAAAAAGGTTTCGTGGGTGTGGCAACAAATACCGGCGACTACCAACAGCGCATGAATATGGATCGTTATGATTACAAAACCACGCAGTCACTACTCGGAAACGTTAAGTTCAAGCACGATAAAGGAAGTGTTTCCTTAAACTCGCTGCTCATTCATAACAATAATCAATTCGTAGGTAATTATTTGGGATATAATAAAGACATCAACGATGCACTGGGTACCGACATAGCTGAGCAATCGCTTATAACCCGTCAGCAAAACAACAACAATAATTTAATAACCAACCAATTATTGGGTGATTACAAATTTAGCGACAAAATAAGCGCTAATGCGGGCGTTGTTTACAGCACCATGCGCGGAAGTGAGCCGGACAGGAAAACCAACACCTACGCAATGACGGAAACCGGGCACTACATTTTGGGCACGAATTCTTACGCAGATAACAACCGCTTTTTTTCGACACTAGACGAAAATGACTTAGGTGCAACGGCAGAAGTAAATTACAGCGTTAACCCTGAAGCAAACAGCCCAATGATCATTACGTTAGGCGGGAACTACAGGAAAACAGACCGTACTTTCAATTTTACTGAATTTGATTATAAGCAAAACGGATTAACCGTAGACCCAAATAATCCTGATTTGGTACTTAACCAGGAAAACTTTAATTCAGGCGCGTTTAGTCTTATTACCTTACGGGGCGGCACCAACATAAACCCTATGTATTACATTGGCAACCGCAAGATCGGGGCCGGCTATGCGCAGTTTCTTTATCCTGTAAACGAAAAACTTACCATACAGGTGGGCCTTCGCGATGAGCAGGTAAAACAAACCATTATCTGGGACACGAACATAACCAGTACGGTGACCGACCTTACAACGCCACCGTCGCTTATAGACAAAAACTACATATTGCCAAGTGCAAATTTAAAATACAGCTTTAACGAGAAAAACGCATTGCGCTTTGCTGCGAGCAAAACCTACACCATGCCACAGTTTAAGGAAATGGCAAACTTCCTGTACACTGATGTTAACTTTAACGAGCGCGGAAACCCGTATTTAAAGCCTTCTACTGTTTACAATGCAGACATTAAGTACGATTACTACCTGTCTCAAAAAGAGATTATTTCGATAGGCGGTTTCTATAAGTACATCCAGGACCCTATTTTGAGGATGATCATGAACACACCCGGTCTTGATTATTCGTATGTAAATACTAATAAAGCCTATGTAGCGGGTGCCGAGATCGAAGCCCGGAAAACATTATACAGCGTTGAAAGCGACATCCGTAACAAAGACCTTTCTTTCGGTTTAAATGCTTCTTATTTATACAGCGAGCAAACCCAGGAAGACGTAACTACCGGCGCAGTATCGGCCTCTTTCACAAACCGTAAAGGAAAAATGCAGGGAGCTTCGCCATTGCTTGTAAATGCCGACCTTAGTTACAACACCAGCACCGAAAACACCTCACTTTTGTCTACCCTGGTATTTAATTACTTCTATGACAAAGTATATTCTGTAGGTACAACAGGCCGCGAAAACCTGGTAGAGAAGTCAGTCCCGACTCTTGATTTCATCAACCGCTTTGAGTTGAAAAAAACCAAAATGACAATAAGCCTTGGTGCGCGTAACATATTGAATCCAAAATACAGGCTTACACAAGAGGCCACATCAAACGTAACAGGCCAGACGAGCGATGTATTGATAAGCAGCTACCGCAAAGGCGCCGTTATTATGGCCGGGCTTAGTTGGCAGCTATAA
- a CDS encoding Mrp/NBP35 family ATP-binding protein, with amino-acid sequence MKLDRKEILSALETITLAGEGQNMVESGAVRNVLTFGDEVVVEMVMHTPAMHIRKRAEADIIKTIQEKIYADAKVKVNVKVETPEKPEIKGKGIPGISNVIAVSSGKGGVGKSTITANLAVTLAKMGFKVGVLDADIYGPSMPIMFDVERERPISVQVDGKSKMKPIENYGVQLLSIGFFTSPEQAVIWRGPMASKALNQMIFDADWGELDFMLIDLPPGTGDIHLSIMQSLPVTGAVVVSTPQAVALADAKKGVAMFRQESINVPVLGIIENMAYFTPEELPDNKYYIFGKEGARNLAEDLEVPFLGEVPLVQSIREAGDYGRPAALQTATPLEAAFEALAREVVQETVNRNENLPATEAIKITTMAGCSAVKKK; translated from the coding sequence ATGAAACTAGACAGAAAAGAAATACTTAGTGCCCTCGAAACCATAACACTTGCCGGAGAAGGCCAGAACATGGTAGAAAGTGGTGCTGTGAGAAATGTACTCACATTTGGTGATGAGGTAGTGGTAGAAATGGTGATGCATACTCCTGCCATGCACATCCGCAAGCGCGCGGAAGCCGATATCATCAAAACCATACAGGAAAAAATATATGCCGATGCGAAAGTAAAGGTAAATGTAAAAGTGGAAACTCCTGAAAAGCCGGAGATCAAAGGGAAAGGCATACCGGGTATCAGCAATGTTATTGCGGTGTCATCGGGTAAAGGCGGTGTGGGTAAATCGACCATAACGGCTAACCTTGCGGTTACCCTTGCCAAAATGGGCTTTAAGGTAGGCGTGCTTGATGCCGACATCTACGGGCCATCAATGCCTATCATGTTCGATGTGGAGCGCGAGCGCCCTATATCTGTACAGGTGGACGGAAAGTCGAAAATGAAGCCAATCGAAAATTACGGCGTACAGCTGTTGTCGATAGGATTCTTTACCAGCCCTGAGCAGGCGGTAATATGGCGCGGGCCAATGGCCAGCAAGGCGCTGAACCAGATGATATTTGATGCCGACTGGGGTGAGCTTGACTTCATGCTGATTGACCTGCCGCCGGGAACGGGAGATATACACCTTTCTATCATGCAGTCGCTTCCGGTAACGGGCGCAGTAGTGGTAAGCACGCCGCAGGCGGTGGCTTTGGCCGATGCCAAAAAAGGAGTAGCCATGTTCCGCCAGGAAAGCATCAATGTACCGGTACTGGGGATCATCGAAAATATGGCTTACTTTACGCCCGAAGAGCTTCCTGATAACAAATACTATATCTTTGGTAAAGAAGGCGCAAGGAACCTTGCCGAAGACCTTGAGGTGCCGTTCCTTGGCGAAGTGCCTTTAGTACAAAGCATCCGCGAGGCCGGCGACTATGGCCGCCCTGCCGCATTGCAGACCGCGACCCCGCTCGAAGCCGCCTTTGAAGCGCTTGCCCGCGAGGTAGTGCAGGAAACGGTAAACAGGAACGAGAACCTTCCGGCAACCGAAGCAATCAAAATAACGACGATGGCTGGCTGTTCAGCAGTAAAAAAGAAATAA
- a CDS encoding T9SS type A sorting domain-containing protein, whose product MKKIYTLTLLMAAGLSFGQTFDAFTGTGPLTANGWTHHSGSASDQVTILTTSSDSGNSLYYPGLAASTGNRIAIAAGNNEDLNKPLATPVTEGSVYYSALIKVQNTTGLNENGVAGDYFLGFTVNTGNGMAPNPEVTAFYGRLYVKKGTAENTVNIGVLNTSGGTVAPSYVATNFAVNTTLFVVVKYEFATNTATLWVNPTPGSTETAGTTNATGSSAAPTILGGMFIREGGNGTAGTGNIEIDELRAGTTFAGVTPTGTAGVKESAIAGLKVYPNPLTGNILNITSNANAAKTVAIYDVLGKQVINTTTSNTSINVSSLTSGVYMVKITEEGKTATKKLVVQ is encoded by the coding sequence ATGAAAAAAATCTACACTTTAACATTATTAATGGCCGCCGGACTATCGTTCGGGCAGACATTTGACGCCTTTACAGGTACAGGACCCCTGACCGCAAATGGATGGACACACCATAGTGGATCGGCTTCTGATCAGGTAACAATACTTACTACATCAAGTGATAGTGGCAATAGCCTATATTACCCTGGCCTTGCAGCATCTACCGGAAATCGTATCGCTATTGCAGCAGGAAATAATGAAGATTTAAATAAGCCACTTGCGACACCTGTTACTGAAGGTTCTGTTTACTATTCTGCACTTATAAAAGTTCAAAACACTACAGGCTTAAACGAAAATGGAGTAGCAGGCGACTACTTTCTTGGTTTTACAGTAAATACAGGTAATGGCATGGCTCCAAATCCTGAAGTTACCGCTTTTTATGGCCGTCTTTACGTGAAAAAAGGGACTGCTGAAAACACTGTGAATATTGGTGTTTTAAACACAAGCGGCGGAACTGTTGCTCCATCTTATGTTGCAACTAATTTTGCAGTTAACACTACGTTGTTTGTAGTTGTAAAATATGAATTTGCAACCAATACTGCTACTCTATGGGTAAACCCTACACCTGGAAGTACAGAAACAGCTGGTACAACAAATGCAACAGGAAGTTCTGCAGCGCCAACAATCCTGGGCGGGATGTTTATAAGAGAAGGCGGTAACGGCACTGCCGGAACTGGAAACATAGAAATTGACGAATTAAGGGCAGGCACTACATTTGCGGGTGTAACCCCAACAGGAACTGCCGGAGTTAAAGAGAGTGCAATCGCAGGCCTTAAAGTATATCCTAACCCATTGACAGGAAACATACTTAATATCACATCTAACGCTAATGCTGCAAAAACAGTTGCGATATATGACGTTCTTGGAAAACAGGTTATAAACACTACAACTTCTAATACAAGCATCAACGTAAGCAGCCTTACAAGCGGTGTTTATATGGTAAAAATCACTGAAGAAGGCAAAACAGCTACTAAGAAGTTAGTAGTTCAATAA
- a CDS encoding NAD(P)/FAD-dependent oxidoreductase has product MITTDILIIGAGPTGLFAVFEAGLLKLKCHIIDGLPQPGGQLTELYPKKPIFDIPGFPSVLAGDLVDNLMEQIKQFQPGFTLNEKAETVQKLEDGTFLVTTNKGTEHHAKAIAIAGGLGSFEPRKPLIENIAFYEDKGVEYFVKDPELFRGKRIVIAGGGDSALDWSVFLADVASEVTLVHRRNEFRGALDSVEKVQELKKAGKIRLITPAEVTGIYGSEKVEALDVEVDGAHAKIETDYFIPLFGLTPKLGALANWGLEIEKNAIKVNNALDYQTNIEGIYAIGDINTYPGKLKLILCGFHEATLMCQSVYNKLNPGKKYVLKYTTVSGVDGFDGTRKEAEKQVVKAIE; this is encoded by the coding sequence ATGATCACAACAGATATATTAATAATCGGTGCGGGCCCTACAGGGCTTTTTGCCGTGTTTGAAGCAGGGCTGCTCAAGCTGAAATGCCATATTATCGATGGCCTTCCGCAACCGGGAGGGCAGCTTACAGAACTTTACCCGAAAAAACCGATCTTCGATATTCCCGGATTTCCTTCTGTATTGGCGGGCGACCTGGTAGATAACCTTATGGAGCAGATAAAGCAGTTCCAGCCGGGCTTTACACTAAATGAAAAGGCCGAAACAGTACAAAAACTGGAAGACGGAACTTTTTTAGTAACTACCAATAAAGGTACGGAGCACCATGCCAAAGCCATTGCCATAGCCGGTGGGTTGGGCAGCTTTGAACCCCGTAAGCCACTAATTGAAAATATTGCATTCTACGAAGATAAGGGCGTAGAGTATTTTGTTAAGGACCCTGAACTTTTCCGCGGCAAGCGTATCGTTATTGCAGGCGGTGGCGACTCCGCGCTGGACTGGAGCGTTTTCCTTGCCGATGTAGCATCCGAGGTTACGCTCGTGCACAGGCGCAATGAGTTCCGCGGTGCGCTCGACTCGGTAGAGAAAGTACAGGAACTGAAAAAAGCAGGCAAGATACGCCTCATAACTCCGGCCGAAGTGACCGGTATATATGGTTCCGAAAAAGTGGAGGCGCTGGATGTTGAGGTAGATGGTGCCCACGCTAAGATAGAAACCGACTATTTTATACCATTATTCGGGCTTACGCCAAAACTTGGCGCGTTGGCCAACTGGGGCCTTGAAATAGAAAAGAACGCTATTAAGGTAAACAACGCGCTGGATTACCAAACGAATATTGAGGGCATCTATGCGATAGGCGACATCAATACCTATCCCGGAAAACTAAAGCTGATATTATGCGGCTTCCATGAGGCGACACTGATGTGCCAGAGCGTGTACAACAAGCTGAACCCCGGAAAGAAGTATGTCCTTAAATACACGACCGTAAGCGGTGTCGACGGCTTTGATGGTACAAGAAAAGAAGCAGAGAAGCAGGTAGTCAAGGCAATAGAATAA